AGACCTGTCAAATTCATTAGTATAACACAAAAACCTATTGTCATAGCTAGAGCTACCACAACTACGTCTGTATATTTAAATTCAAATTTTGATTTCAAACTTGTTCACTTATTTATTAATTCCAAAAATTTTAATTCGCAAGGCTCATCTCCAACCCGTTTTCTTTATGGTAATCGCAGCGTAGATCAACAACCATGTATAAACATAGGTCGATAAAAGCTGAAAAAAGGGCCTATAAACCCAATTTTTATCGCCTGGATTTCTTAGCCTAAAATCAACCCCATATATCATTCCGGTAAATAATACTCCTGCAAACCAGACAATAGGAGTAATATAGTCTCCAGCTAAAGGCATAAAAATTACAGTGGTAGCCACAATATAAGGCCTGATAAATTTCATTGAGGTCTGCAAATAATATAAAAGTGCAACATAAAACGGTCTCTTCCAGAAAATACCTCCAGCAGCAAATAAACTTCTGATAAAACTCTTTCTCCATCTTACCTGTTGCTTTATTAAAGAATCAATGGTAGGTGGAACTCCAATGTTTACTCTTATCCTTTGGGAATACAAAACTTTCCAATATCCATGGATCTCTTGATTAGATTCATCTCGATCATTCTCATTTTCTAGCATACTTTCTGACATTGACCTTTTGACCGTACCTTCATTGTTGAGGATTGGAATCTCGGCATAATGCTGGCTGACAGATTTGTTAGAAATCTTTGGAGGACGAGTCGACAAAACATATGCCGTCATTCTCCTATCAGTTGCAAACTTAAATTCCATCCCTAAAAATCTGTCTCGTGCCCATAGAGGTATAAAGTCTTGAATAGCAACCCGTCTATAGAAACTAAGTGAACCTGCACAGCAACTTACGGATGAAAATACGGTTTCCATCCCTTTTTGTGCCCTACAAGCTCCATCGGCGTACACGTCTTGCATTTTTTCAAGAAAGTGATCGCGAAATCCTCCAGTGTGTCTGTTTTTAACTCGTCCATGGCCAGTAAGAGCTCCTACCTGTTTATCTGAGTGAAAAATTTGTACCGCCTTTTCAGTTGCATCAATAGCCATATCGCAATCGCTATCCATGAAAGCGTATATCTCTCCGTGTGCAATCTTGCTAGCTGCCTCAATTGCCTTTTTCTTTCCAAGGCTTTCCTTCAGATGTACTATTCTCAGGTTAACTGTTTTGTTTTTATCTTTAATACAGTCGAGAATCTCGCCCGTTTTGTCTGTACTGCCATCGTCTATTACGATTATTTCCTTATTCTTATAGGTTTGGTCTATACATGACTGTATGCATATACTAATGTCGGCTTCCTCATTTTTTACAGGGACAACAATAGATACCAGCGGTTTTTCATTTTCAGGAATTACCTTTTCATAATTTTTTACGTATGGATCTTTATATCGAAAATACGAAATTAATAAGATGTTAA
This Candidatus Nitrosocosmicus oleophilus DNA region includes the following protein-coding sequences:
- a CDS encoding glycosyltransferase family 2 protein, whose product is MALSNPTKFINTKELDHKRWFVRVLLLSSVLVILFTKVYLTIYVIDLGVGIYSILTSFILFNILLISYFRYKDPYVKNYEKVIPENEKPLVSIVVPVKNEEADISICIQSCIDQTYKNKEIIVIDDGSTDKTGEILDCIKDKNKTVNLRIVHLKESLGKKKAIEAASKIAHGEIYAFMDSDCDMAIDATEKAVQIFHSDKQVGALTGHGRVKNRHTGGFRDHFLEKMQDVYADGACRAQKGMETVFSSVSCCAGSLSFYRRVAIQDFIPLWARDRFLGMEFKFATDRRMTAYVLSTRPPKISNKSVSQHYAEIPILNNEGTVKRSMSESMLENENDRDESNQEIHGYWKVLYSQRIRVNIGVPPTIDSLIKQQVRWRKSFIRSLFAAGGIFWKRPFYVALLYYLQTSMKFIRPYIVATTVIFMPLAGDYITPIVWFAGVLFTGMIYGVDFRLRNPGDKNWVYRPFFQLLSTYVYTWLLIYAAITIKKTGWR